One window of Entelurus aequoreus isolate RoL-2023_Sb linkage group LG06, RoL_Eaeq_v1.1, whole genome shotgun sequence genomic DNA carries:
- the LOC133652341 gene encoding aquaporin-3-like: protein MGRQKIYLEKLSKTFQIRNLLLRQALAECLGTLILVMFGCGAVAQLVLSGGSHGLFLTVNFAFGFAATLGILVCGQISGGHLNPAVTFALCLLGRERWRKFPMYFLFQTIGGFLGAAVIFAMYYDALWDFPGAFNVTGPNATAGIFATYPGKHLTLVNGFFDQIIGTAALIVCILAIVDPYNNPIPQGLEAFTVGFVVLVIGLSMGFNSGYAVNPARDLGPRIFTAVAGWGTEVFTVRNGWFLVPVFAPFLGTIIGVIIYQMMVGFHEEGEVRDRRNAQEESVRLTNISTHDKSKEAAKQVH, encoded by the exons ATGGGCAGACAGAAGATATATTTGGAAAAACTGTCCAAGACCTTCCAGATCCGCAACCTGCTCCTCCGCCAGGCCCTGGCGGAATGTCTGGGGACTCTCATCCTTGTG ATGTTCGGCTGCGGCGCCGTGGCCCAGTTGGTGTTGAGCGGTGGTTCTCATGGTTTGTTCCTGACCGTCAACTTTGCCTTTGGCTTTGCTGCCACTCTGGGCATCCTCGTCTGTGGCCAAATATCAG GAGGACATCTGAACCCCGCAGTGACCTTcgccttgtgcctgctgggcagaGAACGATGGAGAAAGTTTCCCATGTACTTCCTCTTTCAGACAATCGGCGGGTTCCTCGGAGCGGCTGTCATTTTTGCCATGTACTACG ACGCCCTGTGGGACTTTCCTGGAGCATTTAATGTGACTGGACCAAATGCGACAGCTGGTATATTTGCTACCTATCCTGGAAAACATCTCACTCTTGTCAATGGATTCTTTGATCAG ATTATTGGCACGGCGGCACTGATCGTTTGCATTCTGGCCATCGTTGATCCTTACAACAACCCCATCCCCCAAGGACTGGAGGCCTTCACTGTGGGTTTTGTGGTCCTGGTCATCGGCCTGTCTATGGGATTCAACTCTGGATATGCCGTCAATCCCGCCAGAGACCTCGGACCTCGCATTTTTACCGCAGTAGCCGGGTGGGGCACAGAAGTTTTCAC CGTCAGAAACGGCTGGTTCCTGGTGCCTGTTTTCGCCCCCTTCCTCGGTACGATCATCGGAGTCATCATCTACCAAATGATGGTCGGTTTCCACGAGGAGGGTGAAGTACGTGACCGAAGGAACGCGCAGGAGGAGAGTGTTCGACTCACTAACATCAGCACCCACGACAAGTCGAAAGAGGCCGCCAAGCAAGTGCACTGA